A region of the Vanrija pseudolonga chromosome 2, complete sequence genome:
CGCCGCCGGGTCGCCGCTCCGCTGGGCATTCTCAATCAACATGCAccacgcgacggcgcgctcgtcgtcctcggcctcggtcgtcTCGCGCCCAGGgtggcgcgtgcgcgctAGCAGTCGCgggcgcgcctcggccggcgggaggagcttgagccagtgcgcctcgagcgtcCAGCCGTCGTTCTTGCTCTCCatgtccttgagcgcggtgcgcgcgagcCCTGCCGCATCCGAGCGGTGGAGCagctccgcgagcgcgagatgcGTCGGGCCTTTGCCCATCATCTTGGCGGCCGTCTCCAGCCGCCGCTTGGGGGCCAGGTAGCGCAGGAACGTGTCCCGCTCAgagggctcggcgccggcccagaAGTCGGTGTACCGctccagcgcgtcgtcgctcagGTTGGCGAGCCATCGACGGCGCGTGTTCTGCGACATGCGCTCGTGGGTCatgttgttgtcgagctgcagcgccACGATCCGGTCGGGCTCGTACCGCGCCAGCCGGGCGGCCTGGAGGTCGAACAGCACGCGCGGGACAAGCTCGAACCTGCTCTCTCCgtccgcctccacctccttGTGAAAGTCCCACCTGTCGACCCACGCGAACACGCGGGTGATGAGGTGAGGCGCATACTTGAGCAGCGAGGCGatcgtgcgcgcgcgcgcgtcccaCCAGGGCCACACCCGCgcaccgacggcgccggcgacgcgcgcgaggtccgcctcgagcgcggccacCAGCTCCTCGGGGTGGCGCCGTGCCAGCCGCTTCGGGTGCGCGAGCATGTGCAGCAGGTCAGGCAGGTAGCGCTGCACGACCTGTGGGGACGCGAAGCCGAGGATGCGCTCCGCCGACTCGGGGTCCACCTGCTGGCCAGCGTAGTCCATAAACTTGGCGACCAgccggtcgacgagcgccgtcCGCCCTTCAAGCGAGTCTAGGCATTGCCGCCTCGTGGCGAGGGGCACGGCGCCAGGCGTAAGCGGCGCAACGACGTCCTCGAACACCTTGTCGTCGATCGccgggccgagctcgcgcgccgagcgcagaGCCCACGCCTGGATGAAGGCGTTGTTATTCCCCACATGGGCGGACGTCCACGCGTTCAAGCCAGCAGCGGTCGCGAGGCCAGCGGCGATGCCGCGCGCGTAGAAGTTGTCCAGCGCCTCAAGCTGCGAGCACAGGTTGGCCGCGTGTacctggtgctgctgccgcatCGCGGCCCCGATCCGCGCGACGGTCCCGTAGCGCTGGCACGCGGGCAGCGGATTCAGCAcgtgcagcagcgcgtcgacgctcCACTGCCCCGCGTCGTGgggcgcgtgcggcggccCAAGGTACTGCGGGACTCTGGGCGTCTGCGTGCCCGCCGGCTGTGGGGGGGCGTGCCCGTTCTGCGGCGGTCgtgggcggaggaggtggttgAAGCGGCCCATTCTCCTGTGCGGCGGGTTAGAACCAAACAAACAAACGACAACGGCGGTTCTTACTGTAGCAAGCCGGAGATGAATGCAGAGAACAACAGCACAGCGGCCCACACGACTTTTATaccaccacccgcccagcccacctcgccgcggctcATGTACCGAGATTAAGGACGGACAAGTGGGACGCGGGCATCGCGGGCACTAAAGCCCACTGCCCGTCTTCTCCGCGTCGTGGgtgtcgtcgtgcgccgcgttcacgcgccgacgcgccgacagGTGCtggcgctcaaggaggggcggtgcacggcgagcgccatgtacctccctctccctcgtcAAGACAGCATCTATTATGCATATGGCAATGAATGAATGTGGGTGAGACGTTGTAATGTACAACAAGTAGTCAAGCCAAGACGGCCCTCCACCGCGGGCTCATGAAACACGGCAAGCAGGCGCGACGCGCCTCCGCGCCTCCACCCGTCGGCAccttcccctccctccctctcccttcTCCCTACTTTGTCCCCGGCGACAACTCGCGCGTAGTGAGCGGCGGCATGCTCGCCAATCTGGGGGACATGGGCGTGCGCTCACGGCGCGTACTGGCGCTtctgccgcgccggcccggggacgcgctcggcgtgcgcacgacctcgaggtcggggcTGTCGTGTGACCGGCTCGAAGTATCGTGCTCgccaccatcgccgtcgccatcgtcctcggcccACGTTTCCAGCGGCTGCGggctcgcgacgctgcgcaACCTCGACGCCTGGCTCTCGCGCGAGAGCACGCGCTCCATGTCCCTAAACCCGAACCCGGAGCCGGTCTCGGCGCCCATCtgcacgtcgtcctcgtacCGCTCttcgtcgccctcgggcgtGTGCACGAATATCCGTTTGCCATGCAGCCAGTAGGCGGGGTAGCGGCGCCGTCCGACATTCTGCTCgtgtgagcggggcgagcgaaGGGAGGGGGAGACACTCCGCTTCGGCGATTACTTtacgccacgccgcgccactcACGTTGATTATCAGCGCCCAGCCCGTCATGAGCAGCGCCGAGATGAGGATGAGGTAGATGTACCGCCAGGACAGGTTGACCGCGTCTTCGTTGACAGCGGCGATGagggccgtcgcgccgccgctggggcCGTTAGCGGAGCTGTGCCAGGGAGCCATGGGGCCACGACTTACGGTGGGTGCACCGTCCCGGTAATCTGCATGGCGAGCAACGACAGGGCCATGCACAGCGCGCCGTTGAGCCACACGAGGTGCTCCAACgcgcccttctcggccgtCTGCGTAAGATGGTACGCGGTAGCATGCCGGAAAAGCTTGGtgaccgcgacgccgagcacggcagAAACGACATGGCCACCGAGGACATGGcgcggctgcgcgagcgggctctcgctcgtgccgtagacgagcacggcggtgGCCCCGAAACTCGCAATGATGAGGggcacgccgcggtcggcAAACCCAGTCGCGTTGACGATTTCGACCAGCGCGATGCCGACAAACGACCCGAGGAAGGACAGCAGCCAGATCTCGTACTTGAGCGGGATGTGCGCGAGCCAGCTGAACGGCGGgaacggcagcggcatggccggcagctcggcgtcctcgtcgtcccccgcCTTGGAGGGGTCTTGCTCGCGATAGCCTAGGAAGCGGCGTACCCCCGGCGGGAGGTATGTGCgcaggtcgcgctcgacggtgAGCAGCGTGCCCTccgacgacgggggcgggggctggggcttgggctcggcgacgctaGCTGCTGTCACGGGCATAGGCAGCTCGTtgggcgccgcagcgcggcgtcggagcCAGCCCGCCATTGTGGTGCGTGACGATTAGACAAGACACAAGACGAGAGTTCGCATCGCTCGTTAATACATGCCTGCGTCCAGCTAGCTGCCTGTGCGTGCATCATGCCGGCGTGCGTGCCTTCAGCTTCAGCGGCGACGTTTCCGCGCACACTGTAGTGATCGGAAGTCAgtggggtgggagggaggtggtGAATCTCCGATCGTCGGATAAtcacgccgcacgccgccatgACTGCGCGCGGGATGCTACTTCTGGGGGGTGAAGGGGGTCGATACGAGCATGCAAGGATATGTATCGTGGCTTCTTCGTCACGGAGAGCAGGTAGCGGAGACGCCGGACTGACAAGATGGACATAGCAGAGACGACTTGGCGGTTTGTTGACACAAAGCCAAGACGGCGGGCCCCGCTCGGCAGGACAAACCGTGTCGGacatggcgtcggcgttccccctccctccctccccatcCTCCTCCCACACCACCGTCGTCGGTCTATATGCCGCAGGTTTGCCCGAGGCAGCGTCGATACGCGGCGTCTCAGTCACCACTGCCGTACCGGTagtcaccgacgacgacagagaCAGCGGCAACAGCGGCATCACGAGACACcgcggccagccagcgatCGCGTCGCGATCGGAGAGTCGACCCTGCACCAGTGACTACTGgcccgcctgctcgctcgccccacccacagcgccaccgcctccccTTTGCCGTGCCGGTCTTCGGCAGAGCGGCAACCCACTACTGACGCACTTGGCCGCACCACCTACCTGtacggccgacgacgacgtgtacTCACCACTCACTCCGCAACGGACTAGCGTCCCCCTCCGCGCctcacgacggcgccgccgatccCGACGCCTAACGGCGGATTGTGCGCTACGGTGCGGTATTGATCGGGGCTGGATACATGCCGCGCGGGCACACCACTACCACTTGCACAAGTACCCATTCCCACCGTCCCGCCGGAACGTGGGTATGCGCACCGAACCGAGACGTTGGATCGATCCGGTCACTCGCGGGGCGTTAACGTGGGCTATCAagatgcgcgccgcgccgggaGCGCGGCATGGGGCTAAGAGGTGTGGGGTGATGGTTTGTCCACGGGATACCGGCGCGTCCATACATCATCTCGGCGTCCATCCTCGGCACCGCCAACTTCAGCTCTTAACATACAGTTCTTGGCCAAGCTCCACGAGCTACATTGCTCGCCATGCTGGTCGCTAGCGCCACACAGCCCCCTGACCCAACTGACCTCTTGACAAGCGTGAACCTTCAGTGAGTCACTCCAATGCAACCCATATGGGCGAGGGGCACCGCGTGGTTCTAGAGTTACGGCCGTCCGGTGGCTCCGGACTATCCCttgctcgagggcgaccgcGCGACAGGACGACATCAGTGGTGCGCCGCGTTATGCCACACTCCTCAGCAGTAGGCATGGCGCGACACACCTGGCCGGCAACCAGAGTTGAAGTAGAATGCGGGAGCGTCGACGCAGCTGGCGTGGTCGGTTGCGTCACGGCTgagtcgtcgagctcgacgacgggcgtggaagagagggagagaggaaggaaggaagagAGAAAGAGAGGAACCATTGACTTGCCGGCGGATGACTATGAGAAGAACGACAACTGTTAACCCTCCTTCTGATTTCTGAGGTGAGGTGGCGGGCAGGTGAGAACTTTGCGACAAGTGAAGTGGAAGAAagaggagggcgagacggAAAGGGACGAGGAAGCAGGTGTCGCCCCCAACTCTGTTGTCCTCTTGGCTGACGGATCGTCGGCCACCCCCTTCACTTTGCACACGATCTTTGAAGGAAATCTGTTCCATCGAGTTTCTTCGGAATGCTCTACACAGTTTACTTCTACAAAGCGATCGACGCTGATATCAACGGAGCCACCTCACGCAGCCACGGCCACTTagccctcctcgtcggtctcgagctcaccctcctcctcctcctcgtcctcctcgaccatcTCGTCCACCTTCTTCCCCATCTCGCCCACCTTCTTCTCCATCTCGTccgccttcttctccaggCGGCCAATGTCGCTTCCAAAACGGTTGCCAATGAGCATCGTCTgcgcctcgaccttgtcgatGGCGTTCTGGAGCTCGGTGCGGTTCAGCTCGAGGTGGCGGTACGCGTTGTTCGCCTTCCAGTCGATGCCGGCGATCGACTGGTcgaccgcgagcgagcgggcgtcgagcgtcgcgacGTGCTGCTTGAGCGCGTGGATCTCGTTGTTGATCACTGCGACGGACGCttgcgtcgcgctcgtgtaAGGCAGGGGCGTGGACAGGCgcttctcgagcgcgaggaactGGTTCTTGATGGCCGCGACGTCCGAACCGAGAGGCATCAGCGCCGAGAGGTTCGCCTCGAGCACCGACGAGCGGTACTCGGTCACGCCGAGACGCTGGCGCGTGCTATGCAGGTCGTGCTGCATGCCGGCCAGCTGGTCCGCTGACGGGCCAGGCTTGGCCTGCTGCGTGGCCTTGACGCCGCGGAATTCGGTGTACACGGTCTGGAGGTTGGCTTGGAGGATGGTGATCTGGTCGGAGAGCTGGCTGATCGTCTCTGCTTTGTCAGCGAGGAAAGGAAAGGGAAAGGGCGAGGAAAGAAGCAAGTAAACCACACTCACTGTTCTGGTTGTTGATCAGGCCGAGaagctgcgccgcgtcgggggcggcattcgcgctcgccgccacgggcgCCCCGTAGCACAACCCACAAAAGTTGTACAGTATGCCGTGCGGGCACAGAGCGTACGTGGttgcggccgagctcgggaTGGGAGCTTGGACGAGTGCGGTGTGTGTCGACGTGTGTGCCGGCACGGGGGGAGCCTGGGAGCGCGGCCAGTTGTTGACCggggcgacgtcggcgacagcaACACGCGTGACCTGCTGGTTCTGGTTGTTCTGGTCGTGGTTCTGGTTCTGGTTCTGGGTGGTCTGCTGGCCGGCGAGAGCGTTCGGAGGGCTCAGAGCCGTCGCGGGGCTGCtgagcacctcgacgagcgggctgggctgcgcgccagccgcagcggcggggtgcgtcgccggcgtctgCGGGGTGCGCGGCTCGTAGACCTGCCCAACGCTAGCGTTGCTGGCAGCAGTaggcgtggcggcgtgccccggcccgccggcggcccacGCAGTGTAGTCGGCAAAGCTGACCTGCGTGGGGTCGAGAGGGCCGTTGCTGTTGTGGGTGTGAGACGAGGACATGATACCaactgggtgggtgggtggcaagTAGGTAGAAGATACAGACAGCGTGGGATTATGTACCGTGTGCATTtcgagggggggggggggcgaggACAGGACGGACAAGCAGACAGCACGCACCCGActcgactggctggctgcccgccgaccgacgcgtGTAAGTGGCGGATGTGGGGTGTGCGTGCGGGGAGCACTCTCGCAACACACACAAACGTCATTCATCCCCCTTCTGCGTGCCGAGGCGAACCAATACCAATCGTTACTCGTGACTCATGTTAGTTGGATGCACCGCCTGCCTCGTCTGCCCgtgcctccgcctcctcctccgctaatagctcggcatcgagggGGGGCCAGCTTTGCTCCATCGGCGGCGCCCTCGATATGTAACAACTAtaatctcctcctcgtcgggaTAGGCACCGAGCGGTGCTCCAACTTGGCCATTACTTAAGCTGCTGAACTTGAAACACACCTTGGGGACCCAGTTGCCGCTGGAGCGCCGGCACAGCCGTGGGACGACGTTGGGTGGTCTGGTTCATCGGGATTGTGAGCTGGGGCGCAGGTGTCGGCGGGAGGGACAACGGGTAAGACAGTGTTCAGGCAGCGGCACCATTATAAACCAAGTCTCAAAAGCGTCAGCTGCGGTATGGACAGCGGTTGGTTGCAGCAGCGGATGGCGGGCGAGAATGACTTGGCTGCCGATCAGCCAGAGAGCAAACCGGACGCACATGGCGGGGCTCCCTCAGTTGCCGTCTGCACTGGGTGGAAATGAAATTGCCGAGCCTGTTATGGGTGGTACAGTATCCAGGCACCCGAAGGACACTACTGCACCGCTGTGAGAGTGTTTACATATTCCCGATGACAGGAGGGAGTTTACTGCCTAGACTGCCAGGGTGGGAGAAGGGGATTTGGGGGCTATGTGCCGGGATTGGGGCCGGGGGAGTTGAGGTTAGAAAGATTGAGATTGGAAGGATTGACACAATCAAGGATGATGCCAGCGGAAAGGTGTCATCTGGGATGACATGATTGGATTGGCAGCAAGCATGACACCTAGTACCTCTGGTGCAGCCTCAACGGCAGCCTTTTCTGAGCTCTCAGCTCCATGTGGCATGGGTGAGTGTGTAGGGACAGTGTGACGCGGACGGGTCGGGGGCGTCGTTGTGCGTGCTCTGCTGCACGCTGCAAGCCGTCATCGTGCGAGGGAGCAACGCTGGTAGCTGCATGCCTAGGTGCCTCAGTGACGTCTGTCAGGCCATGATGACGTTACTGTAGTGTGCAAGGGGTGAGCGATCGTCGGGGTGGTAGCATTGTCAGGCTGGTGGGAGTGTGGCGGCGATCATTTTTCGGTTTTGTTTGCAGTTTGCCGCTGT
Encoded here:
- the DDB_G0269096 gene encoding Transmembrane protein, which produces MAGWLRRRAAAPNELPMPVTAASVAEPKPQPPPPSSEGTLLTVERDLRTYLPPGVRRFLGYREQDPSKAGDDEDAELPAMPLPFPPFSWLAHIPLKYEIWLLSFLGSFVGIALVEIVNATGFADRGVPLIIASFGATAVLVYGTSESPLAQPRHVLGGHVVSAVLGVAVTKLFRHATAYHLTQTAEKGALEHLVWLNGALCMALSLLAMQITGTVHPPGGATALIAAVNEDAVNLSWRYIYLILISALLMTGWALIINNVGRRRYPAYWLHGKRIFVHTPEGDEERYEDDVQMGAETGSGFGFRDMERVLSRESQASRLRSVASPQPLETWAEDDGDGDGGEHDTSSRSHDSPDLEVVRTPSASPGRRGRSASTRRERTPMSPRLASMPPLTTRELSPGTK